The following nucleotide sequence is from Gemmatimonadota bacterium.
CAAAGCGCACGGTTTTCGGTGGGTCCGAAGGCCCATCAAAGACGAGATGGACAACAGTATTTGTTCGTATATTTTGAGAATAAAAAAGCGCGTTGGCCAAACAATGCGCCACGATCTCCAATCGCCCAACCCGACGCAGGTCATCCAGTGAAAAATCGGGTGTGGTGGGACCTTTGCGAGCGCGAAGAATAAAATTTCTCATAAGGAGCAAATTATGAAACGCTGGGTGATCGCAATGCTGATCCTCACAACTCAGGTCAGCGCGGAAAACGAAAACAAAATGTCAACAGGGGATAGTAAAACCGATGAAATAATGGTCGAAATTCAAAAAAACGCCAGAGAAATCGCCACCTGCAAGGCTGAACAAACGACCGTCATTCGCGTTATGGATCAAGAACTGACGCTCAATACCAGTGCAACCTTTAAGCGCCCCAACCTCATGCGTCTCGACACCGTACAAGACCAGGTGATCATTTCACAGCGGTT
It contains:
- a CDS encoding tRNA (pseudouridine(54)-N(1))-methyltransferase TrmY yields the protein MRNFILRARKGPTTPDFSLDDLRRVGRLEIVAHCLANALFYSQNIRTNTVVHLVFDGPSDPPKTVRFESDHLTYLGGFDERTLAGAVQKALSAGRGLSLGEERQVDDGLFVAKKGFERVVQDRKETLY